Genomic window (Aethina tumida isolate Nest 87 chromosome 4, icAetTumi1.1, whole genome shotgun sequence):
CGGCGGTGGCGGCCGGAGGTCTCGGCGCGAGGCCAAAAATGAAAAGATGCTGGAAATGGGCGGTGGCACCTCTCAAGAAAATTCGCCAAATCACCATCTCTATCAGAACGAGATCGTATGCGCCCAGCAACAACCGCAACAAACGAACGGTGTGAGCAGTAAACCGGTTGAATGTCTGGTGTGCAGCGAGCTCAGCGAGGAAAACGTGCGATTGGAGCCGTGCGGTCATAAACCCGCCTGCGAAGATTGCTCGTCTCGAATGAAGAAGTGTTTGCAGTGCGGCCAACCGGTTCAAAAACGGGTCACTAAAGATGGACGGGTCATTCCGGCCAAGAGCAGGCAACCAAGCGCCGAAAGAATGAGGTactactaattatttatacattgataatttatgatttatacaACATGTATGTACTTTTATTAGGTATCTTGAATGTAAGATAGCGGAAATCGAAGAATCTCACGCCTGCAGCATTTGTATGGAGCGTAAGCGTAACGTAGTCTTCCTTTGCGGTCACGGTACCTGTTCGAAGTGTGCGGACACTCTCAAGACTTGTCATATGTGCCGAAAGACGATCACTAAGAAGATACCAATCTACTGAGCACGTTTTCTCATCTATGTAACTTTACCTGTTCCCTTTGTCCTCTGTTCCCACTATCGTCTGTGGTTTCTCCTCATCGACTCTCGAACCCCGTTCCTTTCGTGTTCTCCATCTCTATTAGGGTGAGTTTATGCAGCGTAATTCCCTGTAGTATTTGTGATTATTTACCTCCCATTGATAACGTATTGTTTCGTTAAAGtcataatttgtatttgaaaataacttttaCGTATTGCGGTTTATAATTAGTCGGtacaatgttttattgtatttctaattcagtatttaatttatcctgTGACTTTGACGAAAGTAATCTTTACAAAGTGTAGTATTGATGTGAAATTCAAGTTAATTTGACTTGCACAGGGTGTTTCCAAACATCACTGTACCATCCTAGGAATATGATctttagaacaaaaaaaattgaaaagatttattataagCGCATgtctcaaaataatttatagtcgGGATTTTGGATCATAAAaggatatttataataaatatatttatgcaccaaatttttggaaataaattaatttgaaccatGTGTTCATacgaaatttttagtttattttgtacTAAGGAACTTTTTTCAAGAATGATCCAGTGATGTTTATAAAGACACTGTACAGGTTTGTAGCTTTTCAACCCAGTTCTGTGTTACTctcgaaattaaaattaatttgacttatacagggtgtttctaAAGACCCTGTACAATTCTGTAGCTTTTTAAGGCGGTTCTGTATTACTCAgtgtattaaattgatttagagGTATTAGtaactattcaattttaatttattgatgcaattatattatttatttttagattaagtgAAATGAATTTGATCATATTATTAGTGAAATAAGGATTAGCACAAATATGCATAGACTCActgttttatcaaatttttcacTGCTTATATATggtttactattaattttctattcattTCTGTAtccatatataaaatatctgtgATTGATatgtacattattaattttatttttaatctatgtaaaaatgtttttcgcATTCCTATttagcaaaaaaatatattattataatgattcTTATATATTTGACTGAAATAAAATCCAGGACTCTAATCAgcgttttacttaaaatttcagCAATTTTTCTGTGTGGAGGgtataataaaactacaaataatatacgaataaaatattatattaataaataaaattggttataCAAAAGATCActgcaaatttcaattttcataaaatcccATTATActttaacataatttcagTCAGTGCTTgtgaaagtataaaataaaatgacagaGTACACTTAATGAcacctaaaattattattttaatttgccttgataaaaaaacaaatacacatataaatatgttaaaattcctcctatatacaaatatctacagtaatttttataaaataatgggcACGCAACTGACATGACCCAggattattcaatttgaataaaagtcTGTAAAGAGAATGAATCTATAcacaaatatctaaaaaattcccTACAGAAAATGATCACATTAACCGAACGACACGTTCAATGTTTTTAACGCCATGGGCTCCAAATACATGTCCCCTAGAGAGTTTAATCCGGCGACTTCCTCAATACCAGTCAGGGACTTCACTTCCATATCTTTTACGGTGACGAAATCGAACGAGGTGCCTTCGCTGAACTTCTTCGAGGAACACGTGTAATTACTGTTAACTTGACAGTCGTATCCTTGTCGGTGCAGCACCATTAAAGCATTCGATGAAGGATATTGAGAATACACCGAGTCGGGCTGCGTCCGCAAATTGAGCAGGTGTACGTCGCACGGCAAGTTTTTGTTGAACACCCTGAAGGAGTTATTGACAGTTGATTGGTATTCAGGATCGACTATGAACACACCGGCAGGGTAATTTAAAAGGTTCGACAAATGGTTGCTATATAAAGAAGGTCTGGAGTAGGTTTCTTGTCTGAAGACTTCGGCGTTTTCGGTCGGTACATTGAAAGTCCGGACCACTTCGCCTTTTTCGTAAGTGTCGTCTGAGTTCTCGAATCGTTTTGTTTGCGGGACTTTACTCTCGACTATCTGTGACATATCTTCGATTAGTAAAAAGTATTTGGAGACGGTTTTTCGATTGTCAACGAGGCCCTCCCCCATACCTCTGGAATCGTCATATAGAGTTCTTCTCTCCAACATTACTTCTAAGTAGCCTGGTTGCCAACTGGCAGCTCCTTGTGCATGATTCGTAAGTAAGCTGAGCCTAATGTTTTCGTCTTGTATGTAGGCCATTGACGTTATAGGGAAATAGTTACCCTCTAGAGCAATCCTTTCGACCTTAACCCGCTTTTGGGTACTGAATCCGTTCAAATCTGTATAGAACTCAGGGGGTTCGTTGTTTTGAACGTTCGAAATGATTCTCATGAACAATTCAGTTTCTCTATTCTTAGGTGTGTTTTCAAAGTCAACcgtattttcaatttgtatagCGTCACTAATGCTCGAGTTTTCTACGTGATAGATAGCAACACTGTGTACCAGAAAGGCcccataaataattgttaactcACTCGACAGCGGTCCAGTGGTAATTATAACGGACATTTGTTTCTTGTATTGTTCCAGAACATCTTTTTCATAGTCCTTTTCGTTAGGATCAGGCATAAACAAATAGGCACCTGAATGGAACTGAGCACTGCGGTAAGCTGCAAATTGAATGGCGCATTGCATAATTTTAGGTTTATGTTTACGTGTAATGGTCTTCATAAAACCAGTGTTTCcgttaaataacaatttgagtTTGTggttttctaattgaatgtcGCCTACAGGAATTGCTTTGAGGGTGAAGTTTGATTTTATAGTGGGGGCGGGGGATTCGCCGTTATTTAAAATGGCCGTTTTCTTCTTGCATTTGTTGCAATAAATTGTCGATAGCTTTTCGTGACTTTCTTCGGTGTACACAACACTGTAAGTCGTTACAGATAATGGTTGAAGTTTGGCCAGAAACACCACTTCGTATTCATCTGCTGATATCCAGAAGTTCGCATTATTGTCGGACGCCTCCCAAACGGGATTAATTTGAAACAGAACTGGACTGTTATCAGCATTCAATACCTTAACATTGCTTACGTTCGTTCGAACCTGAACGATCTGCTCCTGAACTTGTGAAAGACTGTTATAAAGAATTACTTTTCTTATAGCATTCTTTCCGGTGGCCGAAATTTGTAGAGGAGTTTTCTTGGGTAGTTTGTCGTACGATTCCCGTTCTACGTCGCTGAGTATCAAGTTTTGATTAGGCTTCATAACGACGTACGGATATACCAAACTTTGCAAGGCGTTCTGCTGAATGC
Coding sequences:
- the LOC109601623 gene encoding alpha-mannosidase 2, whose product is MTVMGKICRRMSPKGFALTAIGLTVVLCVYYTSYTSDVGKISNQTGDRLEVKSQRLIDKLGGARRVMEKKEFEVCPKLTAAETDVNTVDVFKDFEFQPAWMKSKEYWDKTFEDRFERQKMDADRPPLKVIIVPHSHNDPGWLKTFEQYFQYSSKQIMNNMVAKLQQYKNLTFIWSEISFLNAWWEEAHPNKQRALKNLVQSGRLEITTGGWVMTDEANVHLYAMVDQLIEGHQWLWTNLGIKPKSGWSVDPFGHGSTVPYLLSASGIKGTVIQRIHYAWKQWLALKQYGDFRWVPNWSPSDSYGSMLTHNQPFDIYSIKHSCGPHPYICLNFDFRKVQGEYTEYSLKAQAITDKNVKEKSELLLEQYARTGSLFPHNVVLMPLGDDFRYNVEEEWDQQYVNYEKLIDYINKHKDMYKAEVSFGTPADYFEEIMRRYDQFPTLRGDFFVYSDIFAEGRPAYWSGYFTTRPFMKLLDRELEHTLRGAEILYTIALNNAKQNKLTPHLKIIERDFEKLVRARRNLGLFQHHDAITGTSKSFVMRDYGLKLFEGIRDTVSIQQNALQSLVYPYVVMKPNQNLILSDVERESYDKLPKKTPLQISATGKNAIRKVILYNSLSQVQEQIVQVRTNVSNVKVLNADNSPVLFQINPVWEASDNNANFWISADEYEVVFLAKLQPLSVTTYSVVYTEESHEKLSTIYCNKCKKKTAILNNGESPAPTIKSNFTLKAIPVGDIQLENHKLKLLFNGNTGFMKTITRKHKPKIMQCAIQFAAYRSAQFHSGAYLFMPDPNEKDYEKDVLEQYKKQMSVIITTGPLSSELTIIYGAFLVHSVAIYHVENSSISDAIQIENTVDFENTPKNRETELFMRIISNVQNNEPPEFYTDLNGFSTQKRVKVERIALEGNYFPITSMAYIQDENIRLSLLTNHAQGAASWQPGYLEVMLERRTLYDDSRGMGEGLVDNRKTVSKYFLLIEDMSQIVESKVPQTKRFENSDDTYEKGEVVRTFNVPTENAEVFRQETYSRPSLYSNHLSNLLNYPAGVFIVDPEYQSTVNNSFRVFNKNLPCDVHLLNLRTQPDSVYSQYPSSNALMVLHRQGYDCQVNSNYTCSSKKFSEGTSFDFVTVKDMEVKSLTGIEEVAGLNSLGDMYLEPMALKTLNVSFG